ACTTTCTGCAGCGCCGCACTTATAATAGTATATCAGTCTGTCGAAAAAGTTTTTGTTTCTATAAAAGGAGAACTCATGTCCATCTCTCTTGAGCAGCTTTCGGCGCAGATGCGCCGGGGCGAACAGGTGCCGCTACGGCACACCATGCAGGTGGTGCTCACACTGAGCATCCCATCCATCCTGCAGCAGATCGTGGTAACTGCGGTGGAGTACATCGACGCAGCCATGGTGGGGCATATTGGTGCATCTGCTACGGCATCCATTGGCATCGTCAGTTCCAGCACGTGGCTCATGCATGGAATGCTGGCCGGTCTATATATGTCCTTTGCCATTCAGGTAGCACAGTATCTGGGTGCAGACCGGCAGAACGATGCACGCGGTGTATTGCGCCAATCTATGATCTTCAACCTTGTGGTGGGCCTCGCAGCTGCGGCCTTCGGCATTGGCATCAGCCGTTTTCTGCCCGGATGGCTGGGCGCCGACCCTTCCCTGCAGGCGGATGCATCGGCCTACTTTGCCATCTGGTCGGCTTCCCTGCCCTTTTTGATGATCATGGGAACCTACTCTTCCATGCTGCGTTCCTCCGGCGATGCCCTGACACCGGGCCTTATCAGCGTGCTGACCTGCGTGCTGGATGTGATCTTTAACTTCTGCCTTATCAATCCCACCCGTGAGATGGTGGTGTTTGGCCGCACAATGACCGTCTGGGGCCTTGGCTGGGGGGTACCGGGCGCAGCACTGGGCACCGCCCTTGCTACCGCTATCAGCGGTGTGCTGACCCTTGCCATCCTACTGCTGCGGGACGGCCCGCTGTGCATCCACAAGCCCGGCTCCTGGCACATTACCAAAGCCTGCCTGCAGAACCTGTGGAAGGTAGGCGCACCGCTGGCTGCAGAGCGTGCAGTTCTTTCCTCGGCGCAGGTGCTGCTCATCCGCATCGTATCCGGCCTTGGCACCACCGCCATTGCTGCCAACAGTCTGGGCGTGAGCGCCGAAAGCCTGTGCTACATGGCAGGCTATGGCATTCAGGATGCATCCCTTGCACTGGTGGGGCAGGCCGTGGGCGCAAACCGTCGGGATATGGCAAAAAACTTTGCCTGGCTGTGCACCGGCATGGGCATAGGCATCATGGCGCTGACCGGTGTTGGCATGTACATTTTTGCGCCAAACCTGATGGGTATTTTCACCGCAGATGCGGCAGTTATTGCGCTGGGCGCACAGGTGCTGCGCATTGAAGCACTGGCCGAACCGATGTTCGGTGCCAGTATCGTTGCCAGCGGTGCCATGCAGGGTGCCGGAGACAGCACGGGATGCTTTGTGCTGAACCTTGTCAGCATGTGGGGCATCCGGCTCACGCTGGCTTCCCTGCTGGCTCCGCATTTTGGGCTGGTGGGCGTATGGATGGCCATGAGCTTTGAGCTGACCATGCGCGGTGTGCTGTTCCTTGTGCGGCTGGTACGCGGCAGATGGCTGGACAAAGGGGCATTAGCCTGATCGACCGCTGGCGGATATATTTTCCTCTGAATAACAGCTCCCCGGCCGGGAACCGCACTGCGGGACCTGACCGGGGAGTTTTGCTGTGGTTATACGATTTGAGAAGAAGAAAAAATGGAGAACAAGTTACTTTCTGCCGTGCAGGATGGGAGACAGCGGCTTGTAGATCAGCATACACAGCACTGCATCCAGCAGGCCTTTGACCAGCGTGAAGGGCATATTGAAGATGACAAGGCACTTGATGAGGCTGTCTGCAGAAGGCAGGATGGCCTGATACATGCCGAGGATGGCTTCCAGCGGCATGTGGTAGAACTGTACATAGGCCGGATAGGTGATGAAGTAGTTGGACGGTACGCTGAACACAGCCATGGCTGCAGCGCCTGCAATAGCACCAATGATGGCGGTCTTGCGGCTCTTGTGGTGCTTATAGATAACGCCTGCCACAGCGGAGAAAACCGCACCCAGCATGAAGTTGCACAGCTCGCCCACGCATGCAGTGGAAGTGCCCTTGATAACGATGTGCAGCAGGTTCTTCATAAAGCTGATGACCACACCGTACACCGGGCCGAGAGCAAAGGCACCCAGCAGAGCCGGCAGGTCAGAAAAGTCCATCTTGACGAAGGACGGAATGAGCATCGGAATGGGAAACTCAATGAACATCAGGATAAAGGCCACCGCGCTGAGCATGGCGGCAACAGTAAGATTGTGAGTCGTGCTTTTTTTCATGGTAATGATCCTTCCCGGGGTAAGATGCCCCTTACAAAAATTGTTCCGAAAGCTCTTTTCGTATCTTGTTTTTTGGAACGGGAAGGACAAATAGAAAAGCGCCCTGCTGCAACAAAAACACTGCAACAGGGCGCGTAGACAACGATTTGCCTGCCGTTTCTTGCATCCGGACTATACCGTTGGTCCCGGAGTTGCACCGGGTCAGCACCCTTGCGGGTGGTCGCGGACTTTACCGCCAGTGGGGAATCTCACCCCGCCCTGAAACGAACTTTCTGGCACAAAGTATAGCGTGGCAGGCCCAGCTTGTCAAGAGGGCATCTTAAAATTTGTGCAAAAAATGTCAAAGTAACTCTTTCAAGCGCCCTTCTCTGTAAGCTCTTGCCCGGGTGGGTGCGGTATGGTATCATAGATGGGTCGTATAAAATTCAGGAGGTTATCATGATCTTTTCTATTCGTGATCTTTCGTTTGAGCTTGGCTCTGTACTGCTGGAGGGCTGGTTTGCACTGGCTGCGCGCGCAGGGTGCGCACTGCTCATTCTGCTTGCCGCATGGCTGGTACGCCGCTGGCTGAGCAAAAGGGGCATTCCGGCATTGCTGGCCCGCAAGTGGCACTTTAACGGCACTCCCATCCTGCTGCGCAGCTTTGCGGTACCCATCCAGCGCATGTGCACTGCGGTTGGCGTATATCTGGCGGCAGCTTCCCTGCCCTGGGCCATTCCCGGCATTGCCAAGCTGCTGTTGGTCTGCTTCCGCCTTGTCATGACCCTGCTGGTCTGCGAAGGCCTGTATGCGGCATCGGATCTGGCCGACCTGCTGCTGGCTTCCTGCAGCCCGGAGATCCGCTCCAACAAAACACTCTGCTCTTTGCTGGACACCGCCTACAAGGTGCTGGTGATCGTGCTGTGCGTGGCAGCGTTGGCACAAGAAGTGGGCTTTCCCATCGGCAGCATTGTCGCCGGTGCCGGTCTGGTTGGTCTGACCATCTCGCTGGCCGCACAGGAAAGCGCCAGCAACCTGTTTTCCGGCATCGTGATTCTGCTGGACAAGCCCTTCTCGGTGGGCGACTGGATCACTGTGGGCGATGTGGAAGGCGAAGTGATCGACATCAACTTCCGTTCCACCCGCATCCGCTCGCTGGATAAAACCATCAATGTGGTGACGAACAGTAAGATCTGCTCTTCCACCGTGCAGAACGCCGCCCTGCGCACCATGCGGCCCTACAAGTTCAATCTGGGTGTCACCTATGGCACCACCCGCCCGAAGCTGGAACAGCTGATGAAAGACTTGCAGACCATGCTGGACGCAAGCCCTTACACCAACAAGGGTACCAACATCGTACAGCTTGCAAACTTTGGCGATTCCAGCATCAACATTCTGGTCTCCGCCTACCTGCTGACCAACGCCTACGCGGAATTTTTGCAGATGCAGAACGACCTGAACCTGAACATTATGGACATCATGCAGGCCGACGGTGTGGATTTTGCGTTCCCCTCCACCAGCGTGTATATCGAAAAGAACTGAGCAAACCTGTAATGGGGCTGTTGCAAAATAGCGCTAACGAAAAGCGGAAAGCAAAAATCTCATCTTTTTCCCTCAAAAAGAGTAGAATTTTTCGGAACTGAAAATGCAAAAAGCTGAGCACCTGCTTTTTCACAGATGCTCAGCTTTTCTATACTCATTTTTTGAAATCTGCCTTTGAGACCTCAACATTCTGCCCGTTTTGTACGGTGAATGCGGCGGCTATTTTCAATCAGTCAGCTCAAGACTGGCAGGCAGTGATCAGGCTCATCTTGTAGACCTCGTCGGCGTTGCAGCCACGGGACAGGTCGTTGATGGGAGCGTTCAGACCCTGCAGGATGGGGCCGTAAGCTGCATAACCACCCAGACGCTGAGCAATCTTATAGCCGATGTTGCCGGCCTCGATGCAGGGGAAGATGAAGGTGTTGGCCTGACCAGCCACCTTGCTGCCCTTGCACTTGACCTGTGCAACTTCGGGAGCAACGGCAGCGTCAAACTGCAGCTCACCGTCCACAGCCAACTCGGGATCCATTTCCTGAGCCTTGATCACAGCGTCATGGCTCAAAGCAACGGTGCCGCCCTTGCCGGAGCCCTTGGTGGAGAAGCTCAGCACAGCAACCTTCGGATCGATGCCGAACAACTTTGCGGTCTTAGCGGTCTCAATAGCAACCTCAGCAAGCTTTGCAGAAGCGGCGATCTTGACCTCGCCGGTAGCCTTATCAATGGTATCGGTATAGTCGATGTTAACAGCACAGTCGCCCATGGCAATGCGCTTCAGGCCCTCTTCACCGCAGTCACGGTCCAGAATGAAGCAGGAGCTGACCAGATGTGCGCCCTTCTTGGTCTTGACCAGCTGCAGAGCGGGACGAATGGTGTCGGCAGTGGAGTAAGTAGCGCCGCCCAGCAGGCAATCAGCCTTGCCCATCTTCACCAGCATGGTGCCGAAGTAGTTGGACTTCTTCAGCAGAGCGGTGCACTCCTCAGCGGTCTGCTTGCCCTTGCGCAGCTCCACCATGGTGTTGACCATCTCATCGAAACCGGCATAGTTCTCGGGGTCGATGATCTCGGCAGCGGAAATATCAAAGTTACCGGCGGCAGCAGCAGCCTTGCACTCAGCCTCGTTGCCCACCATGACGACCTTCAGCACGCCCTCGGCCAGCAGCTTTGCAGCGGCCTCCAGAATGCGGGGATCATTGCCCTCGGTGAAAACGATCGTCTTAGGATTTGCCTTCAGCTGTGCTACCAGCGGTGCAAACATATCAGCCATTGTGATTACCTCCGAATTTACTTTCCAATATTCACATCCAGATATCTGTTGGACACAAGGATGCCTTTCTCTTTTATTCTAGCACATACGGCAAAAAGTTCAAGACAAAATTGGCTTTTTGTGCTACAATTTTTGCCTCACGCATCATCGTTATTTTCCTGCCAAAGTAGTAAAACACGCCCTGCGTATTCCTTCACAATTTCCCGTAATCCACCTTCCACAAATTTCAATTTTAAGCTATGCACTTTTCATCCACGATTTTTCTTTTTTAAAATGCAGAAAGCTCCAGTCAGTTCATATATTTTTTGCGTTAAAACGCAAAAAAGAGCCGTCCTCCCGATTCTTCGAGAGAACAGCTCCATAGTATTGGCTTTATAAATATCAGATAGAAATGGTGTTACACACGTCGATCAGCACCGGGTCAAGCGTCTTAGTCATTTCAAGAGCTTCATCCACAGGGTAATCCACCAGCTTTTCGCCCTTCATGCCGACGATGCGGTTATACTTACCCTGCTCCAGCAGGCACACGGCATGGTAGCCCATTGCAGAAGCGTTCACACGGTCACGCAGAGTGGGAGAACCACCGCGCTGGACATGACCCAGAATGGTGGCGCGGGAGTCGATGCCGGTGCGTGCCTGAATCTCGTTTGCGATTTCCTGTGCATGGCCGACACCCTCGGCAACAATAATAATGAAGTGACGCTTGCCGGTCTTCTGAGTCTCAGCGATCTTATCCAGAATATCACGCTGCATGTCAAATTCCTTCTCCGGCAGTAGAACAGCCATAGCGCCGGAAGCAATTGCAACATTCAAAGCAATATAACCGGCGTTGCGGCCCATGACCTCGACCACACTGCAGCGGTCGTGGCTCTGGGTGGTATCGCGCAGCTTGTCGATCATCTCCAGCGCGGTGTTCATGGCGGTATCGTAGCCAATGGTGTAAT
Above is a genomic segment from Faecalibacterium taiwanense containing:
- a CDS encoding MATE family efflux transporter gives rise to the protein MSISLEQLSAQMRRGEQVPLRHTMQVVLTLSIPSILQQIVVTAVEYIDAAMVGHIGASATASIGIVSSSTWLMHGMLAGLYMSFAIQVAQYLGADRQNDARGVLRQSMIFNLVVGLAAAAFGIGISRFLPGWLGADPSLQADASAYFAIWSASLPFLMIMGTYSSMLRSSGDALTPGLISVLTCVLDVIFNFCLINPTREMVVFGRTMTVWGLGWGVPGAALGTALATAISGVLTLAILLLRDGPLCIHKPGSWHITKACLQNLWKVGAPLAAERAVLSSAQVLLIRIVSGLGTTAIAANSLGVSAESLCYMAGYGIQDASLALVGQAVGANRRDMAKNFAWLCTGMGIGIMALTGVGMYIFAPNLMGIFTADAAVIALGAQVLRIEALAEPMFGASIVASGAMQGAGDSTGCFVLNLVSMWGIRLTLASLLAPHFGLVGVWMAMSFELTMRGVLFLVRLVRGRWLDKGALA
- the pta gene encoding phosphate acetyltransferase — protein: MADMFAPLVAQLKANPKTIVFTEGNDPRILEAAAKLLAEGVLKVVMVGNEAECKAAAAAGNFDISAAEIIDPENYAGFDEMVNTMVELRKGKQTAEECTALLKKSNYFGTMLVKMGKADCLLGGATYSTADTIRPALQLVKTKKGAHLVSSCFILDRDCGEEGLKRIAMGDCAVNIDYTDTIDKATGEVKIAASAKLAEVAIETAKTAKLFGIDPKVAVLSFSTKGSGKGGTVALSHDAVIKAQEMDPELAVDGELQFDAAVAPEVAQVKCKGSKVAGQANTFIFPCIEAGNIGYKIAQRLGGYAAYGPILQGLNAPINDLSRGCNADEVYKMSLITACQS
- the pfkA gene encoding 6-phosphofructokinase, translating into MEKQIKTIGVLTSGGDAPGMNAAVRAVVRTGLHKGYRMIGIQRGYNGLLNGECFEMNLRSVSNIISAGGTILYTARCLEFKTKEGQDKGAEKCRELGIDALVVIGGDGSYRGARELAHRGIPMIGLPGTIDNDISCTDYTIGYDTAMNTALEMIDKLRDTTQSHDRCSVVEVMGRNAGYIALNVAIASGAMAVLLPEKEFDMQRDILDKIAETQKTGKRHFIIIVAEGVGHAQEIANEIQARTGIDSRATILGHVQRGGSPTLRDRVNASAMGYHAVCLLEQGKYNRIVGMKGEKLVDYPVDEALEMTKTLDPVLIDVCNTISI
- a CDS encoding ECF transporter S component; protein product: MKKSTTHNLTVAAMLSAVAFILMFIEFPIPMLIPSFVKMDFSDLPALLGAFALGPVYGVVISFMKNLLHIVIKGTSTACVGELCNFMLGAVFSAVAGVIYKHHKSRKTAIIGAIAGAAAMAVFSVPSNYFITYPAYVQFYHMPLEAILGMYQAILPSADSLIKCLVIFNMPFTLVKGLLDAVLCMLIYKPLSPILHGRK
- a CDS encoding mechanosensitive ion channel family protein, which translates into the protein MIFSIRDLSFELGSVLLEGWFALAARAGCALLILLAAWLVRRWLSKRGIPALLARKWHFNGTPILLRSFAVPIQRMCTAVGVYLAAASLPWAIPGIAKLLLVCFRLVMTLLVCEGLYAASDLADLLLASCSPEIRSNKTLCSLLDTAYKVLVIVLCVAALAQEVGFPIGSIVAGAGLVGLTISLAAQESASNLFSGIVILLDKPFSVGDWITVGDVEGEVIDINFRSTRIRSLDKTINVVTNSKICSSTVQNAALRTMRPYKFNLGVTYGTTRPKLEQLMKDLQTMLDASPYTNKGTNIVQLANFGDSSINILVSAYLLTNAYAEFLQMQNDLNLNIMDIMQADGVDFAFPSTSVYIEKN